The following proteins are co-located in the Flavobacterium sp. CECT 9288 genome:
- the rpmI gene encoding 50S ribosomal protein L35 codes for MPKMKTKSSAKKRFKVTGSGKIKRKHAFKSHILTKKSKKRKLALTHSALVHKTDMKSIKQQLRII; via the coding sequence ATGCCTAAAATGAAAACCAAATCTAGCGCCAAGAAACGTTTTAAAGTTACTGGTTCTGGAAAGATTAAAAGAAAGCATGCTTTTAAAAGTCACATCTTGACTAAAAAGTCTAAAAAACGTAAATTAGCTTTGACTCACTCAGCGCTAGTTCACAAAACAGATATGAAAAGCATCAAACAACAATTAAGAATTATCTAA